TTTCTTCCCGTTCGACGGGCATCAGAACCTCAAGCTGTCGGAGGAGTCGCTGGTACAAGAACAGCATGCAGCCACTTTGGATGAATGTCCATACTCCTCGGGGTCCGACACCGCGGAACCATCCTGCGACACCCTCTGTGCGGTAGATGACCCGTAGGCCGGTGAAGACGGAGGAGGTTTCGAGAGCAATGGCGCCAGGTCGTGGCCGATGTGTGCTGGGAGAAGAGGTGGAAATGTGTCGAACTTGTGAGTTGGCATGATGGTCTTTGGGATGTCGGGACTCTGTTGGTGTGTTGACTTGAGTCTGAAGTCGTGTCTTGACAACGTCGAGGGGACAGGTAATAACACCGGCGAGACCACCAGCTGCGGCACCGGTAAGAAGCTCTAGGGAAACTCCGATGTCGCGGCTCTGCTTGTATTTGCGAGCCCAAGTGGTGAACTGTTCCCAGAACATGAACTGCAGTGCTGAGAAGGGCAGATCACGGTAGAGAGTGGCCTTGTAACCGTAGAACAAGGCGGAGGCGCCTTCCGCGCGCACGATGGTTCGAGCAGCGTCGACAGTACCGCGGTAGTTGTAGCCAGATGTGAAATGGGGGTTGTTGTAGCGGCCTTGAAGCTGGAGTCGTGTCTTGAGAACTTCTGAAGGTACGTAGACAATAGATGCTGCAAGATCTCCAAGGAAACCTATGAGTTTGTTAGTGTTTGTACTGCTGCTGAATCTCATTCGGGTGCCGTACCTGCTGAGAGATATGAAATATGCTGTTGCACGCCGTGATCTATCAAGAATCGCTTGCTCCATTCATATGTGCCGAAGAACATGACCGTTCCTGGGAATGAACCTCCAAGCGCAGGAACCCATCCACCATAGAGACCCCGTCTTATACCCTCCTGTCTCCATATCGTGTAATAGGATTGTCCTAGCGATGTGTATTTTGAAGGAACGTGAGGGTCTCCCTGTTGTCTTGTCTTAACAGTGTCGAGTGAGTGCATGAGTAGATCGCCTGTAGATCCTCCAATACCACCTGCGATCATGGCCTGTCGTGGGGTCCCATGTTAGCGCACCTGGAAACGAATAGGTTGAAAACGCTTAGCGATGCAATAATAGCGCCCTGGTAGTCTGTAACATACATGAAGATACGGCGGTCGCCCCTCGGCCTCGACATCTTGTGCGGTCATGTTCTGGTCACTGGCCTTGCTTCTACTACTTTCCGAGCGACGACCCGTCCAAGCAGCATGACGATGCTCGGGGGATGGCGCAAAATCGCTCGCCGCAGTTGTCGATCCGTCgttcgtcgtcgtcgattGAGCGAAGACGAGGTCAGaatcttgttgttgaagacCCAAAGGCATAATCTGGGTTAAACAAGAAATCGAACTCGGATCGGAGGAAACAGTTGAGCGAGTCGGTGACGGCCCAAGGCGGAAGACTTCggaagcaaaaaaaaaaaaggaagacAAGAGGATCCccaagaaagagagaaggGTAAATATTAAAGAGGGATCGCTCTGTCGCGATGTTTCGTCGATGGCGAGTGGGCGGGCGTCGCAGGGTCGCAAAGAATAGATAAGAGCCGAGAGTCTGGGCGATGTCGTTTTTGAGAATTTTGATGAAGGAACCTGGTCTTGGCCTTTTACTGGGTTAACTAATCGCGAATTGCGGCTCTAGTTGACTCTGGTCAGCGGTTTCTTAGTGGCCGATCAGGGACCGCACCTGGGTTTACAGCGCACTTTACCTTAGGTTGAGAGCACGCTAACTACGTCAATGGAAGAATGCCCGATGAAAGAATTTCTTGAAATGACCGAACGGGCTTTCGGTCTGTTATCTTATCTCACCTCATCATACGCCACTTCTGCCCGCGTAATCCATAGTGAGATCATATGAGTTGATTGTCTCATGAATAAAGCCTGACGTATGGCTGGCTACCTTACTGTTCAAATGGAGAATCTAGTCGTAGTTAAGGTTGAGTTGATCATAAGGTCTATACATGTCTTCATGAGTTTTGGTACATATAATACATCTCATTTCCTACTCCATCAATGGCCTCTGATGATCCCGCCATGGAAGAGCTCCAAACTTGCGAAAGGGAAACACAATATGAGTAACCCGCCCTGTAATCAACTGCCTAGATACCGGTCCATACGTATTGCTATCCAGACTTGATCCAGGTGGTCCATCACCCTCAACCCACACGTGCCCCTGCGGAACTCTCACTGTCGGCAGAGGATGAGGCGCTTTTGTCTTGATCACATCGTTCTCTAGCGCCACTACGCGCTTGACTGCGATTGTCTCGGGATGTAGCGGGCTCCTTTTGTAACTTTCATGTTAATTCTCATCAATTGCTTATTTCCAGGCTTTGAGAAAGGTCTGCTCGTACCGTAATGTCACAACCATGCCCCTCTCTAGATTCTCTTGAGGAGACCACTTCCAGTTGAGAATCACATCTCGTCGCAACGTTGAGTCTTTATCGTCGTTGATTAACGGATACATAGATGCGCCGTCGACAAAAGTCAGTTCTGCGACGTGCAGGTTGAACATGGCGATGACTGGGATCCATGTTGCGAATCCAAAGAGTCTTAGAGCTGTTGACCTGGCCAAGCTGGGTTGGCCGTTGCCTCTCAGACGTGCCCACACTGAGCCGAGAGCCATTGCAAAAGCTCTAACTATTATTCAAAATGAGTGTTGTTAGACGATAACATTCCCGTTGCTGTGAGATTGAGCGTTGTGGTGGGACTATCACTGACTGTGAGTCCAAGTATAGAAATTCTACACCTGAGTCTAAGCTTTTATCGGCTAGTTCCGACATCCCGCCATACACGAGACAGGGAGTATTAAACATGAAACTTCAGAAACATAACTCTAAAGAAACATCATCTAAGTTATGTCCCACTGAAAACAAGCCGAAAACACACACACTAATCACAATGAAAAGACGGTGTCTCAAGTAATCAAAGAACTGTTCGTTATCAACGCCGTTTCAGACGCCACTTCCTACCATCGGAAGAACTACATGAAAGTCTGGACTTTTAGTGATGCTTTGCGCTCCGGGATACATGCTTCCTTTCAGCCTCCCAGACGCCCTCTATTACACCCTTTTCCGTGTCCAACAACCCGCTCGTGCGCGGGCTACTTTGGC
This genomic stretch from Fusarium oxysporum f. sp. lycopersici 4287 chromosome 2, whole genome shotgun sequence harbors:
- a CDS encoding mitochondrial inner membrane protease subunit 2, with amino-acid sequence MALGSVWARLRGNGQPSLARSTALRLFGFATWIPVIAMFNLHVAELTFVDGASMYPLINDDKDSTLRRDVILNWKWSPQENLERGMVVTLRSPLHPETIAVKRVVALENDVIKTKAPHPLPTVRVPQGHVWVEGDGPPGSSLDSNTYGPVSRQLITGRVTHIVFPFRKFGALPWRDHQRPLME
- a CDS encoding mitochondrial inner membrane protease subunit 2, translated to MALGSVWARLRGNGQPSLARSTALRLFGFATWIPVIAMFNLHVAELTFVDGASMYPLINDDKDSTLRRDVILNWKWSPQENLERGMVVTLRYKRSPLHPETIAVKRVVALENDVIKTKAPHPLPTVRVPQGHVWVEGDGPPGSSLDSNTYGPVSRQLITGRVTHIVFPFRKFGALPWRDHQRPLME